Below is a genomic region from Burkholderia pyrrocinia.
CCCACGGCTGCGGCGCCCGTCTTCCCATCCTTCATTTGCATCATCTCCGTCGTCTCCGCTCCAAACCTGCTCATCGATGTTGTGTTGTGTTTTGTCGGTCGTGCCCATGCGTCCCGATCGGGTTGTATAGACAGTCGCTGGATGGTATCCAGCCGCAATCACATCAAGAAATGAAATGTTCAACTGGCCGGCAGTTGAAAATCGAATGGAGGGGAAAAACGCGGGGCAGGTGCGCCCCTGCAAGAGAAACGAAAGCGCGCAGGTCCGCCGGACGCGGCGCACTTTGATCGGACGTGAATGGCTTGCGTAAGCAAGCTGACGAAACGGCGACGCTCGACGCGCCTATGCGGTTTTCCCGGATAGCCCGTGCATCGGCCGCCGCAATGCGGCGTCGAACGGGTTGGTGCGCGGCCCGATCGCGTCGGCCTGGCGCCGCAGCAGTTCGACGACCATCGGCATCCGGTCGTCGCCGAGACGCGACGCGAGCGTGCCGACGCTCAGCGCGCCGACCGGGTAACCGGTGCGATCGAGGATCGGCACCGCGACGCCGGCCATCCCGTCGAGCACGCCGCTGTTGCGGCCCGCGTAGCCGAGCTGCCGCACGCGTTCGATCTCGGTGCGCAGGTACACCTCGTCGAGCACGCCGTAGCCGCGGATGCGCGGCACGTTGAAGCGGATCACTTCCTCGCGTTCGGCTTCGGGCAGGAACGCGAGGATCGCGAGGCTGCCCTGCCCGACGCCGAGCGCGATGCGCCCGCCGATGTCGCCGGTAAACGAGCGGATCGGGAACGGCCCTTCGCACAGGTCGAGACACACCGCGTCGAAGCCGCTCTTCACGAGCAGGAAGATCGTCTCGCCGAGGCTCGCGCACAGCCGCAGCAGCGCGGGGCGGCACAGCGTGCGCATGCTGCTCGGGTTGCCGGCCAGCGCGGCGAGCGCGAAGAAATCGACGCTCAGCCGGTACAGCTTCGACTGCTCGTCCTGCTCGACCATCCCTTCGGCGATCAGCGATTGCAGGATCCGGTGCGCGGTGCCCTGCGTGAGGCCGACGGCCTTCGCGAGATGCGTGACGCGCACGCCGTCCTGCTGCATGCCGGCCAGCGCGCGCAGGATCGCGAACGCGCGCTGCAGCATGCCGGTGCCCGGTGCGCCGGCCGGTTCGGCTTCGTCGTCGGCGCCCGGTGCGCGCGCGGCGGGCGTGCCGGGCATTCCGGACGAAAGGGGTTCCTGCATGCCGGCTCTCCTCGATGATTTCATTGAACGGAATACGGTAGCCGCCATTGTCGTCCGGCCGAAATTCCACGGGCATCCGGGTGTGCACGGGATTGACGCGTGCATTTCTCGGCCCGGTCACCCTTCACCCATCGGAACGATTTGCGCGCGATACACCAATCCGTTCCGTTCAACGGAATTTTTCTGAAATTCATCCCGTTCAGCAGAATTCGAAATTGACGCTCCGAAATATGGCTGGCTAGAGTCCGCGTCATTGGCGCACCGGCTACGCGGTGTGCGAACCCGGAGCTCCTCATGTCGTTTCTCACGCTTACGGATCTGACGAAAACCTTCGGCGAGCTCACCGCCGTCGCCGACGTCAACCTGTCGGTCGAACAAGGCGAATTCGTGTCGCTGCTCGGGCCGTCGGGCTGCGGCAAGACCACCACGCTGCAGATGATCGCCGGCTTCGTCGACGTCACGCGTGGCCGCATCGCGCTCGACGGGCAGGACATCACGCACCTGAAGCCGAACCGCCGCGGGCTCGGCATCGTGTTCCAGAGTTATGCGCTGTTTCCGCACATGAGCGTCGCGGAAAACGTCGGCTTCGGCCTCGACATGCGCGGCGTCGACAAGGCCGAGCGCGCGGAACGCATCCGCGCGGCGCTCGCGCTCGTGCGCCTCGATACGCTCGCGCACCGCTTTCCGCGCGAGCTGTCGGGCGGCCAGCGGCAGCGCGTCGCGATCGCGCGCGCGGTCGTGATCGAGCCGCCGGTGCTGCTGCTCGACGAACCGATGTCGAACCTCGACGCGAAGCTGCGCGAGGACATGCAGTTCGAACTGCGCGCGATCCAGCGCAAGATCGGCACGACGACGATCATGGTCACGCACGATCAATCGGAAGCGCTGTCGATCAGCGATCGCGTGGTCGTGATGGAAGCCGGCCGCGTCACGCAGATCGACACGCCGTACCAGGCCTACGAGCGCCCGGAAAACCGCTTCGTGTCGCAGTTCATCGGCAAGGCGAACCTGCTGCCGGGCACCGTCGTCGCGCACGACGGCGACGCGATCCGCATCGACCTCGGTCACGATCTCGCCGAGACCGGGCGCACTGCGCACCTGCCGCCGCGCGAGCGCGACATGCGCGTCGGCGACGCGGTGTCGGTCTGCATCCGTCCCGAGAAGCTGCGGCTGTGCGCGCCCGATGCGGGCCGCTTCGCCGCGACCGTCACGAGCCGCTTCTTCCTCGGCAGCCAGTGGCTGTACCGCGTCGACAGCGCGCTCGGCGAAGTGCTCGTGTGCTGCCAGAACGAAGGCGCGGAGCCGCTCGCGGAAGGCGCGCCGGTCGGCATCGACTGGCACAGCGACGCGGTGCGCGTGATGCGCCGGGAGGCCTGAATGCGACAGCCTTCCCGCCCGCTGCCCACCGACGGCGCGACGGCCGGCCTCGCGCGGGCCGTCGCGCCTGATGCCGTGCCGGCACGCGCCGCCACCGGACGCGTGCTGCGCGCAACCTGGCGCGCGCATGCGCCGCTGTGGCTGATGTGCGCGCCCGCGTTCGTGCTGTTCGCCGCGCTCGTGCTCGTGCCGCTCGCGATGACGTTCGTGCTGACGTTCTACCGCTACGACCCGGCCACCGGGCCGATCGCCGCGCTCCAGTTCGGCAACTACGCGGAAGTGCTCGGCTCGTCGTACTTCCACACGATCTTCGCGCGCACGTTCGGCATCGCCGCGTTGACGACCGCGATCTGCGTCGCGATCGGCACACCGGAAGCGTACGTGCTGTCGAAGATGCGCGACCCGTGGCGCTCGCTGTTCCTGCTCGCGATCCTCGCGCCGCTGCTCGTGTCGGTCGTCGTGCGCGCGTTCGGCTGGAGCATGCTGCTGAACACGAGCGGGCTCGTGAACCAGGCGCTCGGGCTCGCCGGCCTCGGGCCGTACAAGCTCGAATACACGACCTTCGCGATCGTGATCGCGCTGGTGCACGTGATGTTGCCGTTCATGGTGATTCCGGTGTGGACCGCGCTGCAGCGGCTCGATCCGCAGACCGAGCACGCGGCGCTGTCGCTCGGCGCGTCGCCGTTCACGACGCTGCGCCGCATCGTGCTGCCGCAGCTCATGCCGGGCGTGCTGTCGGGCAGCCTGATGGTGTTCGGGCTGTCGGCGAGCGCGTTCGCGATTCCCGGCCTGCTCGGCGGACGCCGGCTGAAGGTCGCGGCCACGGCCGTCTACGACGAATTCCTCGGCTCGCTGAACTGGCCGCTCGGCGCGACGATCGCGGTGCTGCTGCTGGTCGCGAACCTCGTCGTGATGCTCACCTACTACCGCGTGCTCGAACGCCGCTACGCGCGCAGCCTCGGAGGCGCATCCCGATGAGAAAGAACGGCCCCTTCGCCCTCGCGTTCCACACGCTCGTGATGCTGTTCGTGCTCGCGCCGCTCGCGATCGTCGTGCTGGTCGCGTTCACGCCCGACGAAACGCTGACGCTGCCGACCCACGGGCTGTCGCTGCGCTGGTTCCGCGCGATCCTCGACTATCCCGACTTCGTCACCGCGTTCTTCAACAGCCTGAAGCTCGCGTTCGCGTCGGCGACGCTGTCGCTCGCGATCGCGTTGCCGGCAGGACTTGCCATCGGCCGTGCGGCGTTTCCCGGCCGCGCGTTCCTGAACGGCCTGCTGCTGTCGCCGCTGGTGATCCCCGGCCTCGTGCTCGGCATCGCGCTGCTGCGCTTCTTCGCGCTGATCGGCGCGACCGGCTCGTTCGCGTGGCTCGTGCTCGCGCACATGATCGTCATCACGCCGTTCGTGATGCGGCTCGTGCTCGCGTCGGTCGCGGGCCTCGACCGCAGCATCGAGCAGGCCGCGTGCTCGCTCGGCGCGGACCCGTGGACGACGTTCCGCCGCATCACGCTGCCGATGATCGTGCCCGGCATCACGGGCGGCTGGCTGCTGGCGTTCATCAACAGCTTCGACGAGCTGACGATGTCGATCTTCGTCACGTCGCCGCAGACGGTCACGCTGCCCGTGCGCATGTACATGTACGCGACCGAATCGATCGACCCGATGATGGCGTCGGTGTCGGCGCTCGTCATCTTCATCACCGCCGGCGCGATGCTGCTGCTCGATCGCGTGTACGGCCTGAACCGCATCCTGATCGGTCAACACTGATGTCGACTCCCGTTTCCCGTTCCCCTAGCGACCCGGCCGACGGCGCGCAGTTCGTGCGCGTTGCCGAGCGCGAGCGCGCCGCCGTTGCGTTCACGCTCGACGGCCGCCCCGCGCAGGCGCTCGCCGGCGACACCGTGCTCACCGCGATCCTCGTCGCGCAGCGCCGCGTGCGCATCAGCGAATTCAGCGGCCAGCCGCGCGCGGGCTTCTGCCTGATCGGCGCGTGCCAGGACTGCTGGGTGCGCACCGAGGCCGGCGCGCGCGTACGCGCATGCTCGACGCCGATCGTCGAAGGCATGCGGATTCTCACCGCCGTTCAACCGGCCGCGACCGGAGACACGCAATGAGCGATGCATTGCAACCGGTGATCGTCGGCGCGGGGCCGGCCGGCGTGCGCGCGGCCGAGGCGCTGGTCGACGCGGGGCTGCGCCCCGTCGTGATCGACGAGAACGCACGCTGGGGCGGGCAGATTTATCGTCAACCGCCGGCCGACGGCGGCTTCGCGCGCGGCAAGCGCACGCTGTACGGATTCGAAGCCGCGAAAGCCGACGCCGTGCACCGGACGATGGCCGCGCTTCTGCCTCACGTCGACTACCGGCCGAACACGCTCGCGTGGGCATGCGGCGCGGGCCGCGTCGATACGCTGCAGGACGGCCGCGAAATTACCGTGCCGTTCTCGCACCTGATCGTCGCGAGCGGCGCGACCGACCGCATGCTGCCCGTGCCCGGCTGGACGCTCGCGGGTGTCTATACGCCCGGCGGCGCGCAGGTCGCGCTGAAGGCGCAGGGCTGCGCGATCGGCCGGCGCATCGTGTTCGCGGGCACGGGGCCGCTGCTTTATCTCGTCGCATATCAGTATGCAACGGCTGGCGCGCAGGTCGCGGCCGTACTCGACACGAGCCCGCTGCGCCGCCAGGCTGCCGCCACTCCCGCGCTGCTGCGCATGCCGTCGACCTTCGCGAAGGGGCTCTATTACATCGGCTGGCTGCGCGCGCATGGCGTCGCGATCGAAACGGGCGTCACGCTCGAACGCGTGCTCGGCGAACACCATGTGACGGGGCTCGCGTGGCGCGCGGCCGGTGACGATGCGCAGCCGCGCGTGCTCGACTGCGATGCACTCGGCCTCGGCTTCGGCCTGCGTTCGGAAACGCAGCTCGCCGATCTCGCCGGCTGCCGGTTCGGTTTCGATCCGGTCAACCGCGCATGGCTGCCCGAGCGCGACGCGGCCGGCCGCACATCGGTGCACGGCATTTACGTCGCGGGCGATGGCGCGGGTATCGCGGGCGCCGACGCGGCCGAAGCGTCGGGCCGGCGCGCGGCGCTCGCGTTGCTTGACGATGCGGGCATCGCGTCGCCATCGCCATCCCCGTCCGCCAAACCCGATGCGGCGACACTCGAACGCACGCTCGCGCGCATCGGCGCGTTCCGTGCGGGCCTCGAAGCGGCATTCGCGCCGCCTGTCGAGCAGATCGCACACTGCCCCGACGACACGATCGTATGCCGCTGCGAGGAGATCGACGCGGGCACGCTGCGCCGCTGCATCCGTGGTGGCGCGGCGACCGAACTCAACCGGCTGAAAGCGCTGACGCGCGTCGGGATGGGCCGCTGCCAGGGTCGCATGTGCGGCGACGCGGCGGCGCTCGTGCTGGCCGCCGAAACCGGCCGCCCGCTCGCCGACGTCGGCCGGTTGCGCGCGCAACCGCCGGTGAAGCCGTTCCCGATCTCGGCCGCGCTCGCGGGCGACGACGTCGCGGCGATTCCCGACGAGGCGCGCGATGAGTGATGCCCGTCATTACGACGTCGCGATCGTCGGCGGCGGCCTTGTCGGCGCATCGGCCGCGCTTGCGCTGACGCGGCGCGGCCTGCGCGTCGGGCTGTTCGAGCGGCGCGACTGCGGTGCGCAGGCAAGCGGCGTGAACTACGGCGGCGTGCGCTGCCAGGGTCGGCCCGCCGAGCAATTGCCGCTCGCGCTGCGCGCACGGCGCATCTGGGATCGCCTGCCCGAGCTGATCGGCATCGACGGCGAATTCGTCGTGTCGGGGCACTTGCGGCTCGCGCGCAGCGACGCCGATCTCGACGCGCTCGATGCGTATGCCGCGCTTGCCGGCGAGCACGGCCTGCCGCTGCAGGTGATGCGCGGCGATGCATTCCGCCGTCGTTATCCGTGGCTCGGCCGCGCGGCGCTCGGCGGCTCGCTGTGCGAGACCGACGGCCATGCGAACCCGCGCGTCGTGTCGCCCGCGTTCGCGCGCGCGGCCCGCGCGGCGGGTGCGGACGTGTTCGAGCACACACCGGTCGACGACGTCCGGCACGACGGCACGCGCTTCCACTTTCAAGCGGGTGGCCGCGCATGCACCGCGACGTGGCTGATCAATTCAGCCGGCGCGTGGGCGAACACGATCGCCGAACGCTTCGGCGAAGCCGTGCCGATGGAGCCGATCTACCCGAACATGTGGGTGACCGAACCGCTGCCGCCGTTCATCACGCACAACCTCGGCGTGTACGGCGGCGGCGTCTACGCGCGGCAGGTCGCGCGCGGCAACTGCGTGATCGGCGGCGGGCGCGGCCGTGGCGACGGCGAATTCGGCCAGCCGTCGGTCGATACGACGCACGCGGTGATGCGCGACGCGTGCGCGCTGCTGCCCGCGCTGCGCGACGCGCTGCTGATCCGCACGTGGAGCGGCGTCGAAGGCTGCACGCCCGACCACAACCCGATCATCGGCGCGAGCCGCACGACGCCGAACCTGCTGCATGCGTTCGGTTTCTCCGGCGGCGGTTTCCTGCTCGCGCCCGGTGTCGGCGACGTGCTCGCCGATCTCGTCACGACCGGCGAAACCGCCACGCCACTCGATGCATTCTCGATCGGCCGCTTCTTCCGCCAAGCCGCGCCGACCGCCCCTTTCCCCCAAGAGGAGACCTCTCGATGAAACTGCTCGGTACG
It encodes:
- a CDS encoding ABC transporter ATP-binding protein, translating into MSFLTLTDLTKTFGELTAVADVNLSVEQGEFVSLLGPSGCGKTTTLQMIAGFVDVTRGRIALDGQDITHLKPNRRGLGIVFQSYALFPHMSVAENVGFGLDMRGVDKAERAERIRAALALVRLDTLAHRFPRELSGGQRQRVAIARAVVIEPPVLLLDEPMSNLDAKLREDMQFELRAIQRKIGTTTIMVTHDQSEALSISDRVVVMEAGRVTQIDTPYQAYERPENRFVSQFIGKANLLPGTVVAHDGDAIRIDLGHDLAETGRTAHLPPRERDMRVGDAVSVCIRPEKLRLCAPDAGRFAATVTSRFFLGSQWLYRVDSALGEVLVCCQNEGAEPLAEGAPVGIDWHSDAVRVMRREA
- a CDS encoding NAD(P)/FAD-dependent oxidoreductase: MSDALQPVIVGAGPAGVRAAEALVDAGLRPVVIDENARWGGQIYRQPPADGGFARGKRTLYGFEAAKADAVHRTMAALLPHVDYRPNTLAWACGAGRVDTLQDGREITVPFSHLIVASGATDRMLPVPGWTLAGVYTPGGAQVALKAQGCAIGRRIVFAGTGPLLYLVAYQYATAGAQVAAVLDTSPLRRQAAATPALLRMPSTFAKGLYYIGWLRAHGVAIETGVTLERVLGEHHVTGLAWRAAGDDAQPRVLDCDALGLGFGLRSETQLADLAGCRFGFDPVNRAWLPERDAAGRTSVHGIYVAGDGAGIAGADAAEASGRRAALALLDDAGIASPSPSPSAKPDAATLERTLARIGAFRAGLEAAFAPPVEQIAHCPDDTIVCRCEEIDAGTLRRCIRGGAATELNRLKALTRVGMGRCQGRMCGDAAALVLAAETGRPLADVGRLRAQPPVKPFPISAALAGDDVAAIPDEARDE
- a CDS encoding (2Fe-2S)-binding protein — translated: MSTPVSRSPSDPADGAQFVRVAERERAAVAFTLDGRPAQALAGDTVLTAILVAQRRVRISEFSGQPRAGFCLIGACQDCWVRTEAGARVRACSTPIVEGMRILTAVQPAATGDTQ
- a CDS encoding IclR family transcriptional regulator; translated protein: MQEPLSSGMPGTPAARAPGADDEAEPAGAPGTGMLQRAFAILRALAGMQQDGVRVTHLAKAVGLTQGTAHRILQSLIAEGMVEQDEQSKLYRLSVDFFALAALAGNPSSMRTLCRPALLRLCASLGETIFLLVKSGFDAVCLDLCEGPFPIRSFTGDIGGRIALGVGQGSLAILAFLPEAEREEVIRFNVPRIRGYGVLDEVYLRTEIERVRQLGYAGRNSGVLDGMAGVAVPILDRTGYPVGALSVGTLASRLGDDRMPMVVELLRRQADAIGPRTNPFDAALRRPMHGLSGKTA
- a CDS encoding NAD(P)/FAD-dependent oxidoreductase; its protein translation is MSDARHYDVAIVGGGLVGASAALALTRRGLRVGLFERRDCGAQASGVNYGGVRCQGRPAEQLPLALRARRIWDRLPELIGIDGEFVVSGHLRLARSDADLDALDAYAALAGEHGLPLQVMRGDAFRRRYPWLGRAALGGSLCETDGHANPRVVSPAFARAARAAGADVFEHTPVDDVRHDGTRFHFQAGGRACTATWLINSAGAWANTIAERFGEAVPMEPIYPNMWVTEPLPPFITHNLGVYGGGVYARQVARGNCVIGGGRGRGDGEFGQPSVDTTHAVMRDACALLPALRDALLIRTWSGVEGCTPDHNPIIGASRTTPNLLHAFGFSGGGFLLAPGVGDVLADLVTTGETATPLDAFSIGRFFRQAAPTAPFPQEETSR
- a CDS encoding ABC transporter permease; amino-acid sequence: MRKNGPFALAFHTLVMLFVLAPLAIVVLVAFTPDETLTLPTHGLSLRWFRAILDYPDFVTAFFNSLKLAFASATLSLAIALPAGLAIGRAAFPGRAFLNGLLLSPLVIPGLVLGIALLRFFALIGATGSFAWLVLAHMIVITPFVMRLVLASVAGLDRSIEQAACSLGADPWTTFRRITLPMIVPGITGGWLLAFINSFDELTMSIFVTSPQTVTLPVRMYMYATESIDPMMASVSALVIFITAGAMLLLDRVYGLNRILIGQH
- a CDS encoding ABC transporter permease, with the protein product MRQPSRPLPTDGATAGLARAVAPDAVPARAATGRVLRATWRAHAPLWLMCAPAFVLFAALVLVPLAMTFVLTFYRYDPATGPIAALQFGNYAEVLGSSYFHTIFARTFGIAALTTAICVAIGTPEAYVLSKMRDPWRSLFLLAILAPLLVSVVVRAFGWSMLLNTSGLVNQALGLAGLGPYKLEYTTFAIVIALVHVMLPFMVIPVWTALQRLDPQTEHAALSLGASPFTTLRRIVLPQLMPGVLSGSLMVFGLSASAFAIPGLLGGRRLKVAATAVYDEFLGSLNWPLGATIAVLLLVANLVVMLTYYRVLERRYARSLGGASR